The genomic interval AAAGAGTTTTGTGAGTTTTGCAACATCAAAGAAATTGAATTTATAAAAAGGAGTTTGTTTTGATAGATATAAACTCTCTTATAGATAAATATATACAGCATATTCACGCTAATTTTGAAATTGAGGAAATAGATAAAAAAACCTATGAGATAACTACACCTTTTTTGGATAGTAGTAATGATTATATAGTTATATATGCCCTTATAAATGGCGATAAAATAAAGCTTAGTGATGATGGTGATACTTTAAATAGTCTAGCTTTAAAAGGTATGCAGTTTAATACAGAAAAAAGACAACAAGAACTTGAAATAATCCTTAATGGTTTTGGAATACAAAGAGAAAATAATGAGCTTTTTGTTGAGGCTAGTGTGTCAAATTTTGCTTCTAAACAACATAATATTTTACAAGCATTAATAAGTGTAAATGATATGTTTGTTTTAGCAAATAATAAAATTTCAAGCTTTTTCTTTGATGATGTAGCAAGATTTTTAGATAGTATAGATGCAAGATATATTTCATCTGTTAGTTTAGAGGGCAAGAGTCATTTAAATCATAAATTTGATTTTATAATCTCTAAATCAAAAAAAAGCAAAGAAAGACTTATAAAACTTCTTAATAACCCTAAAAAAGACAATTTAAAGTCTTCTTTGTTTTCATTTTTAGACTTACAAGATGATAGGACAAAAAATAGTGAAAGTATAATTATTTTAAATGATAGTAATATTACAGTACCAGATGATATCACGCAAGCAACAAATCAATATGGCATTAAGCCTATTTTGTGGTCTCAAAAAGAAGCTTATAAAAATCTTTTGTCAGCTTAGGTTAAATTTTGATTTAATTATTTTAATCCCCTTTTAATAAATCATCTTCGATTTTTTCTAAAATATCTTTTTGTAGAGTGCTTTCAAGATTTCCTTTGTCATCCACAGGTAAAAAAGGTCTTGCAGGGATGCCTCTTTTAACAGAGCCGAACTGATGAGTAAGTCCGTATGGAAAGCCGCGCGCTTTTGCATAGCTTTCAACCGTTACGCTTTTATTATCAGCTTTTACTCCCCAGCTGTCTTTTAAATTTGCACTTTCAACTAAAATTTTCTTATCGCCATGAGTTCCATAACGCTTTAAAAAGCCACTTTTTAAGGACTTAGCACCTTTTTTAAAAGCTTTTTTCTTACCGCCTGCATAGTTAAATGCAGTAGTTGCGGAAATCGGCTTCCATTTTTCACCAAACGGGCTAGCTTCTTTTTCAAAGCTTTCGTCTATTTTGGTTCTTATCATTTCACCTATTGCTTTTAATGTAGGTGCTAAATTTCCAGTCTTTTTTTCAAGTTTTTTTAGACTTTTTTGTATTTCTTCGATGCCTTTTACTTCTATTTCCATATTTTATCCTTTTGTGGTATAATATGCATAAGAATTCGCTGATTGATGGTCGCAACGAAGTAGCGGGTTGTAGCTTTCAGCTATAGAGATTGCGAGTGCAACTCTCGCCGTCAGCGGATTTTTATAAACTCTTTATGCTTCATATCTTGTTTATTTATTTTTCCGGCAGTTACCATATAATTTGTAACCCCGAATTTCTTTAAGTTATAATTTAGATCTACAACTATTTTATTTATTTTTGTCTTATCCATATTATCATCAAACCAAAAAATTATAGCATTATCGCTAATATCCAAACTAACTGGCGTATTTTTATCATTTAAAACCTTAACTATTTGCCTTATTTCATCTATCCTTAGGTCTTGACTATATGCCCCTTTCCTTTCA from Campylobacter hominis ATCC BAA-381 carries:
- a CDS encoding phage virion morphogenesis protein, with translation MEIEVKGIEEIQKSLKKLEKKTGNLAPTLKAIGEMIRTKIDESFEKEASPFGEKWKPISATTAFNYAGGKKKAFKKGAKSLKSGFLKRYGTHGDKKILVESANLKDSWGVKADNKSVTVESYAKARGFPYGLTHQFGSVKRGIPARPFLPVDDKGNLESTLQKDILEKIEDDLLKGD
- a CDS encoding DUF1829 domain-containing protein translates to MIDINSLIDKYIQHIHANFEIEEIDKKTYEITTPFLDSSNDYIVIYALINGDKIKLSDDGDTLNSLALKGMQFNTEKRQQELEIILNGFGIQRENNELFVEASVSNFASKQHNILQALISVNDMFVLANNKISSFFFDDVARFLDSIDARYISSVSLEGKSHLNHKFDFIISKSKKSKERLIKLLNNPKKDNLKSSLFSFLDLQDDRTKNSESIIILNDSNITVPDDITQATNQYGIKPILWSQKEAYKNLLSA